A region from the Leptospira kanakyensis genome encodes:
- a CDS encoding TrmH family RNA methyltransferase, with product MQIIHSPLDPRLTSYQLLKAKEDPSDTFIADHEKTAVRLLNSNLRVESVFCMPKYLEKHKNLIQSKLKDANKCFIAEKQIFEETIGFSVHQGFMAVGFQRWNSVSETKTPMLLLNSIVDSENIGSILRTAAAFGIQSILFDSKSASPYLRRSVRVSMGSLFQIQLVRVHNLTETIRNLQETGTKILALSLPKDGEILLSKTKSIYGMKKQNNFVLVVGNEADGIEEGILNLSDELVYIPMKNKIDSLNVSHALAVALSHLIGQ from the coding sequence ATGCAGATCATCCACTCCCCCCTCGATCCAAGGCTCACTTCCTACCAACTCCTCAAAGCAAAGGAAGACCCGTCCGATACATTCATTGCGGATCATGAAAAAACAGCAGTTCGTCTTTTGAATTCAAACCTCCGAGTCGAATCGGTATTTTGTATGCCAAAATATTTGGAGAAACACAAAAACTTGATCCAATCCAAACTAAAAGACGCTAACAAATGTTTTATTGCCGAAAAACAAATCTTCGAAGAAACAATTGGTTTTTCAGTACATCAAGGATTTATGGCGGTAGGATTCCAGCGATGGAATTCCGTCTCAGAAACCAAAACTCCGATGCTTCTTCTCAACTCGATTGTCGATAGTGAAAATATTGGATCCATACTTCGTACCGCGGCGGCTTTTGGGATCCAATCCATCCTTTTTGATTCGAAATCGGCTTCTCCCTATTTACGTAGGAGTGTCAGAGTATCGATGGGTTCACTTTTTCAAATACAGCTAGTGAGAGTTCATAACCTAACGGAAACGATACGAAATTTACAGGAAACAGGAACTAAAATTTTAGCCTTATCCCTACCCAAAGACGGAGAGATATTGTTGTCCAAAACAAAATCCATCTATGGAATGAAAAAACAGAATAATTTTGTATTAGTGGTCGGAAATGAAGCAGATGGGATCGAAGAAGGGATCTTAAACCTATCCGATGAGTTAGTTTACATACCCATGAAAAACAAAATTGATTCTTTAAACGTTTCTCATGCACTCGCCGTTGCCTTATCACATTTAATAGGACAATGA
- a CDS encoding dihydrofolate reductase family protein — protein sequence MIKYKAFIATSLDGFIARTDGSIDWLTSKEYTIENNDFGYSSFMENIDCIIMGRTTFETVLTFETYPFESIPVFVLTRNKNYKYDSHFPIKIFHGTLNDLNSTLEEKQIKSAYVDGGLVIQSFIDKSMLNEITITQVPILLGSGLPLFTNCKQEIKLKHIRTMPFPNGFVQSTYHIS from the coding sequence ATGATAAAATATAAAGCATTTATTGCAACTAGTCTAGATGGGTTTATTGCTAGAACCGACGGGTCTATTGACTGGCTAACATCTAAGGAATATACAATCGAAAACAACGATTTTGGTTATTCTTCGTTTATGGAGAATATCGACTGTATCATTATGGGCAGAACTACTTTTGAGACGGTATTAACCTTTGAAACGTACCCTTTTGAATCCATTCCTGTTTTTGTTTTAACACGAAACAAAAATTATAAATATGATTCTCACTTTCCTATTAAGATTTTTCATGGAACCTTAAATGACCTCAACTCAACATTGGAAGAAAAACAAATCAAATCAGCTTATGTTGATGGAGGATTAGTGATCCAAAGTTTTATAGACAAATCTATGTTAAATGAAATTACAATCACCCAGGTTCCCATATTACTTGGATCGGGGTTGCCACTATTTACAAATTGTAAGCAAGAAATAAAATTAAAACACATTCGGACTATGCCATTTCCGAATGGATTTGTCCAATCAACGTATCATATTAGTTAA
- a CDS encoding TetR/AcrR family transcriptional regulator, giving the protein MKQKIIQTALKICEKDGYESFSMRKLATKLELDPMAIYHYFDNKEELTKAMVGQVFDRFEQKTLIKFKNPNLALKKYLLGYWNLFIEYPGLSLYLIKNSYDGFPSVVSLNQNLQNLFHAVCPSHHDTEKILHIIIDFIHGNALAVSQIPKGKLKNSKISQNQREFESSLAYLLDQFIRA; this is encoded by the coding sequence ATGAAACAAAAAATTATCCAAACAGCTCTAAAAATTTGTGAAAAAGACGGATACGAATCCTTTAGCATGAGAAAATTAGCTACAAAATTAGAGTTAGATCCAATGGCAATTTATCACTACTTCGATAATAAAGAGGAACTAACGAAGGCAATGGTGGGACAAGTTTTTGACCGCTTTGAGCAGAAAACCTTAATCAAGTTCAAAAATCCAAATTTAGCGTTAAAAAAATATCTCCTTGGGTATTGGAATTTGTTTATTGAATATCCTGGTTTGTCTTTGTATTTAATCAAAAATTCTTATGACGGTTTTCCTTCTGTAGTTTCCCTCAACCAAAATTTGCAAAACTTGTTCCATGCAGTTTGTCCTAGTCATCACGATACGGAAAAAATACTGCATATCATAATTGATTTTATCCACGGCAATGCACTTGCAGTTTCTCAAATTCCCAAAGGAAAGTTAAAAAACTCAAAAATTAGCCAGAATCAGAGGGAATTTGAATCTTCGTTAGCTTATCTTTTGGATCAGTTCATCAGAGCATAA
- a CDS encoding sensor histidine kinase — MSGGLWFAARGYFQRLRFVKDWSMATLIQALGWIVMGALRGIIPDWISISIGNTLILLSLVYSNNIILVMFDKKPMWKLGTLSVIVTLILLILHQFSDFAPKYRISIISFASSLPLLLSSKTILGANRQARLSSRFAAFFFLSCGIFLFIRFLYYTFFEVSVAQIAFGKGPIQDITYLFFYVTSVMMTFGFLMMCIDIFIKDKEESEQKYRLLAENTTDVIWVLNYDEQKYLYVSPSVINITGFSSEEVITHTLQDSLTSASLQYVWEVLPKRIQEFKETGERIPFSDEVEQYCKDGSTKWIEANTVFQWNPNGTINILGVSRNIDKRKKAEIEKDKFYSELQLLNHTKDKFFSIIAHDLKGPIGGMNTFAGMILEDLDTRPLKRTKNDLSILFQSSGEVYVLLENLLTWARAQTGEISFFPESISLFRSIESSIASASFSIQNKSIVVKNSLDPNVSVYADEKMVETILRNLISNAVKYSHPGGEIRISSETIMDDVQIVIEDFGTGMTEEIKNNLFRIDAKQKSMPGTIGERGTALGLILCKEFIEKHGGSIHVESYLGKGSRFYFTLPKESSVLIRG, encoded by the coding sequence ATGTCCGGAGGTCTGTGGTTTGCAGCAAGGGGGTATTTTCAAAGATTACGTTTTGTAAAAGACTGGTCAATGGCAACTTTGATACAAGCGTTGGGATGGATTGTAATGGGAGCACTACGAGGCATTATCCCCGATTGGATTTCTATCAGCATTGGAAATACACTGATTTTACTTTCCTTGGTATATTCAAATAATATAATTCTTGTTATGTTCGATAAAAAACCGATGTGGAAATTAGGTACTTTATCTGTCATTGTTACGTTAATTCTCCTGATATTACATCAGTTTTCAGATTTTGCCCCTAAGTATAGGATTTCGATCATTTCTTTTGCATCCAGTTTGCCGTTGCTTTTGTCTTCAAAAACTATTTTAGGTGCTAATCGACAGGCTCGGTTATCCAGTCGTTTTGCAGCATTTTTCTTTTTGTCATGTGGAATATTTTTATTCATCCGTTTTTTGTATTATACATTTTTTGAAGTTTCTGTTGCGCAAATTGCATTTGGTAAAGGACCCATTCAGGACATTACTTATTTATTTTTTTATGTAACCTCTGTGATGATGACATTTGGTTTTTTGATGATGTGCATAGATATCTTTATTAAAGATAAAGAGGAAAGTGAACAAAAGTATAGGTTACTTGCCGAAAACACCACAGATGTGATTTGGGTTTTGAACTATGACGAACAAAAATATCTCTATGTTAGCCCCTCGGTTATCAACATCACTGGATTCTCTTCAGAAGAAGTAATTACACATACTTTACAAGATTCACTAACATCTGCTTCTCTCCAATATGTTTGGGAGGTTTTACCCAAACGAATCCAGGAATTTAAAGAAACGGGTGAAAGGATACCGTTTAGCGATGAAGTAGAACAATATTGTAAAGACGGTTCAACAAAATGGATAGAAGCAAATACTGTATTCCAATGGAATCCTAACGGTACAATTAATATCCTTGGAGTATCTAGAAATATTGATAAACGTAAAAAAGCGGAGATAGAAAAAGACAAATTTTATTCCGAATTGCAGTTGTTAAATCATACGAAAGATAAATTTTTTTCTATCATCGCTCATGATTTAAAAGGACCGATTGGTGGAATGAACACCTTTGCGGGAATGATTTTAGAAGATTTGGATACGAGACCTCTAAAACGTACAAAAAACGACCTCAGCATACTTTTCCAATCTTCCGGCGAAGTGTATGTATTGTTAGAAAACTTACTTACTTGGGCTCGCGCTCAAACAGGTGAGATTTCATTTTTTCCAGAATCTATTTCTTTGTTTCGATCAATTGAGTCTTCCATTGCATCTGCATCTTTTTCAATTCAGAACAAATCAATTGTAGTAAAAAATTCGTTAGATCCTAATGTTTCGGTGTATGCAGATGAAAAGATGGTTGAAACTATACTGCGAAATCTAATTTCCAATGCAGTGAAATATTCTCATCCCGGCGGAGAAATTCGTATTTCCTCGGAAACTATAATGGATGATGTGCAAATTGTTATCGAAGACTTTGGTACCGGTATGACAGAAGAGATTAAAAACAATTTGTTTCGTATCGATGCAAAACAAAAAAGTATGCCTGGTACGATCGGAGAAAGAGGTACAGCACTTGGTTTGATTTTATGTAAAGAGTTTATTGAAAAACATGGCGGCAGTATTCATGTGGAAAGCTATTTAGGTAAGGGGTCTCGTTTTTATTTTACCTTACCTAAAGAATCAAGTGTTCTTATTCGGGGATAA
- a CDS encoding efflux RND transporter periplasmic adaptor subunit yields the protein MTKESILELLKTKNTKIIIGVILFLVISFLILRKDPKPVEIAIVKKGVYQQILSVQGKTKIKELYTAYAPVNGVMRRVELHAGDRIKKGNTLLTVDWDVVKTVKSSSDGQILKVYRESAGPVTMGEKILDYGDLRKIEISAFILSEDMPDLDINDKTLITGFGENVLEGSISNIEPSAITKISSLGVEEQRVPISIKFDPPSDIGDGYELECKIILFEKPNVIVIPTSALFREDEKWAVFTVEKKKARLRFVEVENQSEGISMIKTGLNEGESVILYPGDAVTSGTKVIPE from the coding sequence ATGACTAAAGAATCAATTCTGGAATTATTAAAAACAAAAAATACTAAAATTATCATTGGGGTTATTTTGTTTTTAGTTATTTCTTTTTTAATTTTAAGAAAAGATCCCAAACCAGTTGAAATAGCGATTGTTAAAAAAGGTGTTTACCAACAAATCCTCTCAGTCCAAGGGAAAACAAAAATCAAAGAACTTTATACTGCTTACGCTCCTGTAAATGGCGTTATGCGTCGTGTTGAACTCCATGCAGGAGACAGAATTAAAAAAGGGAACACTCTACTTACAGTTGATTGGGACGTCGTTAAAACTGTAAAATCAAGTTCCGATGGGCAAATTCTAAAAGTGTATCGAGAAAGTGCAGGACCTGTGACAATGGGTGAAAAAATTTTGGACTATGGGGATTTGAGAAAAATAGAAATATCGGCATTTATTCTATCAGAAGATATGCCTGATCTAGATATAAACGATAAAACCTTAATCACAGGTTTTGGTGAAAATGTTTTAGAAGGATCTATATCTAATATTGAGCCATCTGCGATAACAAAAATTTCTTCTTTGGGAGTAGAAGAACAACGTGTACCCATTTCTATTAAATTTGATCCACCCTCAGATATTGGCGATGGTTATGAATTAGAATGTAAAATAATTTTATTTGAAAAACCAAATGTAATCGTAATACCTACCTCAGCATTATTTCGCGAAGATGAAAAATGGGCAGTGTTTACCGTGGAAAAAAAGAAAGCACGATTACGATTTGTTGAAGTAGAAAATCAGAGTGAGGGCATCAGTATGATCAAAACTGGGCTTAACGAAGGAGAGTCTGTGATATTATATCCAGGTGATGCAGTAACGTCGGGAACGAAAGTTATCCCCGAATAA
- a CDS encoding ABC transporter permease, whose amino-acid sequence MIGKTLNLKLLRDLKSISMQGLTVGLVIAAGISYFSASWAAYFSLLDAKLNFYTKQNLCEGFVYLNRAPSYIESKIVSLPGISKFETRISKEIVLDLEGEVYPSAAQLVSLPKHINTLYLKNGFLPKQNEDVIISENFAVANNLGPGSVLSSIIGGKRVFLHVTGVGLSPEFVYVFRPGNPMPDDKHYGIIWMKREAMEANFNFEGAFNQVVFHFASEGEERLRTIKDLDVILDEFGGSGAKERKRLPSDSFLNDEFRQLKTTAVFLPGIFLAIAAFLLHIISNRLISKEREQIATLRALGYGSKDIIIHYLKLITCITAVSSVAGVSIGYFLGNGLTELYGRFYKFPQLLPIFPPLLALFSIGFGILIGGIGTFISLRSIIQLDPAQAMRPAPPGAYTISFWEGWITNLRTIHRMVLRNLFKRPTRTILTILGLSTSIMIMIIGNFIQDTVGTLLDLQFNTIQRETLTLVFRIPVDDSILFDIKEKKGVFLAEGQRSIPIKITKDRKTKDSILTGISEGSELRRILNQNLQPIDIPVYGIMMNTDLALKMGIKRGETITIETLDGEKRKIPVVVSAFANEILGQGVFINRANLNRILNEGNLINTALLKTDPEEDKNLIQEFKDNSLVIGLYSKSAILNGFKEVMQRSLQSTSIIILIFTIIISIGVIYNTAMITLSERIYELGSLRILGFTLKEVFEIIAWELIWQILIAIPVGCFFGNQLANLILNSNETEGFKVPAVIYPSTYYYSILLAITTALISFVIVYRKLKTMDLLSVLKVRE is encoded by the coding sequence GTGATTGGGAAAACTTTAAATCTAAAGTTACTTCGAGATCTTAAATCGATCTCCATGCAAGGATTAACCGTTGGACTAGTAATTGCGGCAGGGATTAGTTATTTTTCTGCGTCCTGGGCGGCATATTTTTCTTTATTAGATGCCAAATTAAATTTTTACACCAAACAAAACCTATGTGAAGGTTTTGTATATTTGAACAGAGCACCTTCTTACATTGAATCCAAAATTGTTTCTCTCCCAGGAATATCCAAATTCGAAACTAGAATTTCCAAAGAAATTGTTTTGGATTTGGAAGGCGAAGTTTATCCATCCGCTGCACAATTAGTTTCATTGCCAAAACATATTAACACTTTATACCTAAAAAACGGCTTTTTACCCAAACAAAACGAGGATGTGATCATTAGTGAAAATTTTGCTGTTGCCAACAATTTAGGGCCAGGTTCTGTTTTATCATCCATCATTGGAGGAAAACGTGTTTTCCTCCATGTAACGGGCGTTGGTTTGTCTCCTGAATTTGTATATGTTTTCCGTCCAGGAAACCCTATGCCTGATGACAAACACTATGGAATCATCTGGATGAAACGGGAAGCGATGGAGGCTAATTTCAATTTCGAAGGCGCCTTTAACCAAGTAGTTTTCCATTTTGCATCCGAAGGCGAAGAAAGATTAAGAACAATAAAAGACTTGGACGTTATCTTAGATGAGTTTGGAGGATCTGGTGCCAAAGAACGCAAACGATTGCCATCAGATTCTTTTTTAAACGATGAATTTAGGCAACTTAAAACGACAGCTGTTTTTTTACCTGGAATCTTTTTAGCCATTGCCGCTTTTTTATTACATATCATATCGAACCGATTGATTTCAAAAGAAAGAGAACAAATTGCAACCTTACGTGCATTGGGTTATGGTTCCAAAGACATTATCATTCACTATTTAAAATTAATTACCTGCATAACAGCAGTTAGCAGTGTTGCCGGAGTTTCAATTGGTTATTTTCTAGGGAACGGACTCACTGAACTGTACGGAAGGTTCTATAAATTCCCACAATTACTTCCTATTTTTCCTCCACTTTTAGCCCTATTCAGTATTGGTTTTGGAATTTTAATTGGCGGGATTGGGACTTTTATTTCTTTACGAAGTATCATCCAACTAGATCCAGCACAAGCTATGCGACCTGCTCCACCCGGCGCTTACACTATCTCTTTTTGGGAAGGTTGGATTACTAATCTTAGAACAATCCATCGAATGGTTCTAAGAAATCTATTTAAACGTCCGACTCGAACGATTCTCACAATTTTAGGTTTATCGACTTCGATCATGATTATGATTATTGGAAACTTCATCCAAGATACTGTAGGTACATTATTAGATTTACAATTTAATACCATTCAAAGAGAAACTCTGACTTTAGTGTTTCGAATCCCGGTAGATGATTCCATTCTATTCGATATCAAAGAAAAGAAAGGTGTATTTTTGGCAGAAGGACAAAGATCCATTCCAATCAAAATCACAAAGGATAGAAAAACAAAAGATAGCATTCTAACAGGGATATCAGAAGGATCAGAACTAAGACGAATCTTAAATCAAAATTTACAACCAATTGATATTCCCGTGTACGGAATCATGATGAATACCGACCTAGCATTGAAAATGGGAATCAAAAGAGGAGAAACCATTACCATTGAAACTCTGGATGGCGAAAAAAGAAAAATTCCTGTTGTAGTTTCTGCGTTTGCCAATGAAATTCTGGGCCAGGGTGTTTTTATCAACAGGGCAAATCTCAATCGAATTTTAAACGAAGGAAACTTAATCAATACAGCTCTACTAAAAACAGATCCTGAGGAAGATAAAAATTTAATCCAAGAGTTTAAAGACAATTCATTAGTCATCGGCTTATATTCAAAATCCGCAATCCTAAATGGTTTCAAAGAAGTGATGCAAAGATCACTACAATCGACTTCTATCATTATTTTAATATTTACAATTATTATTTCCATTGGTGTGATTTACAATACTGCGATGATCACTTTATCCGAACGAATTTATGAGTTGGGAAGTTTACGAATATTAGGTTTTACCTTAAAGGAAGTTTTTGAAATTATCGCTTGGGAGCTCATTTGGCAAATACTGATAGCCATTCCCGTAGGTTGTTTTTTTGGGAACCAATTAGCAAATCTGATATTAAATAGTAACGAAACAGAAGGATTCAAGGTTCCAGCCGTCATTTATCCTTCAACTTACTACTATTCAATTCTTTTGGCAATAACCACTGCCCTGATCAGTTTTGTGATTGTATATAGAAAATTAAAAACTATGGACTTATTAAGTGTATTAAAAGTGAGAGAATGA
- a CDS encoding ABC transporter ATP-binding protein: protein MKKSKILLQTKNLGKTYQVGEVPLVALHSVNLTFNEGELTVMLGASGSGKSTLLNILGGLDTASTGEVLFHGKTLTLENDEGLTLYRRNHVGFVFQFYNLIPSLTSEENVRLVTDLSDKSMSPLEALTLVKMAERKNHFPAQLSGGEQQRVAIARAIAKKPELLLCDEPTGALDFKTGRIVLEAITGINKELGTTTIVITHNESIAQIADRIILVKDGTVISDSLNAHKKPVSEVSW from the coding sequence ATGAAAAAATCCAAAATTCTCCTTCAAACTAAAAATCTTGGTAAAACTTACCAAGTTGGTGAAGTTCCATTAGTGGCACTGCATTCGGTAAATTTAACATTTAATGAAGGTGAGTTGACTGTAATGTTAGGCGCTTCTGGTTCAGGAAAATCAACTCTTCTTAATATCTTAGGGGGACTAGATACTGCAAGTACTGGTGAGGTTTTGTTCCATGGCAAAACATTAACCTTAGAAAATGATGAAGGCCTCACTCTCTACAGACGGAATCATGTTGGTTTTGTTTTTCAATTTTATAATTTAATCCCAAGTCTTACTTCTGAAGAAAATGTTCGTTTGGTGACGGATCTCTCTGATAAATCAATGAGTCCGTTGGAAGCGTTAACACTAGTAAAAATGGCAGAGAGAAAAAACCATTTCCCTGCCCAACTTTCTGGTGGAGAACAACAAAGAGTTGCCATTGCAAGGGCTATCGCAAAAAAACCTGAGTTATTACTTTGTGATGAACCAACAGGTGCACTTGATTTTAAAACTGGACGTATTGTTTTAGAAGCAATCACAGGTATCAACAAGGAATTAGGAACAACAACCATTGTCATTACTCATAACGAATCCATTGCTCAAATTGCAGATAGAATCATTTTAGTGAAAGATGGAACGGTTATCTCTGATTCCTTAAATGCACACAAAAAACCAGTATCTGAGGTTAGTTGGTGA
- a CDS encoding DUF167 domain-containing protein, whose translation MKLTVKVKPNNKNPGIDFITETECIVRLKSPPVDGKANEELIAQLAKHFKVPKKNIEIISGFTSKTKVVSIFFRD comes from the coding sequence ATGAAATTAACAGTAAAGGTAAAACCAAACAATAAAAATCCAGGCATCGACTTTATTACTGAAACAGAATGTATTGTCCGACTAAAGTCTCCTCCAGTTGATGGGAAAGCCAACGAAGAATTGATCGCACAACTTGCAAAACACTTCAAAGTTCCAAAAAAAAATATAGAAATAATATCGGGGTTCACTTCGAAAACAAAAGTAGTTTCAATCTTCTTTCGGGATTGA
- the amt gene encoding ammonium transporter, whose amino-acid sequence MSVQKNLLDILWVLVCSGLVLMMQGGFLVLESGLTRAKNSINVAIKNIADFGVATLLFYLFGFGIMFGFSFHGLFGTDLFLPSFPKDNAWPPTFFLFQLMFCGTSSTIVSGAVAERLKFPSYLLATALISGIIYPVVGHWVWGGTFVESSSGWLEQLGFHDFAGSTQVHSVGGWVSLALLLVVGPRLGRFKDGEPSTVTGSNLPLAMLGGIILWFGWMGFNGGSTLAFNGSVPIVILNTIIASGFSMMVALFLTWIVKGYPEAISPLNGSLAGLVAITASADCVDPKQAAMIGMIAGGLTIPAEKLLLRWKIDDAVGAVPVHLVGGLWGTLAVGIFGDVETLGMSSGRLDFILIQVLGSFVVGIFSFGVSYIIFKGINRIYRLRVDETEERMGLNISEHKATTELIDLFLSMDYQHKTGDLTLDVPVEPFTEVGQIAERYNLVLGKVRSTLKENEDSRIEIANAYEKVRNEQERAEKLLLNVLPKAIAEELKEKQGLIANSYPEVSVIFADIVGFTKISSGMKPEAVVRILNEIFSYFDVLAEKYKLEKIKTIGDAYMAVAGLPTPDQFHSLLAAHMAWDMKSLLSRLRLGKSGHKLSMRIGINTGPVVAGVIGTKKFIYDIWGDAVNLASRMESHGLPNEIQITESTANLIQSDFELEERGEIEVKGKGKIKTFLVKQRIREPEDSLPYFQFAT is encoded by the coding sequence ATGTCGGTTCAAAAAAATCTATTAGATATTTTATGGGTTCTAGTTTGTTCGGGACTTGTATTGATGATGCAAGGTGGTTTTTTAGTATTAGAATCTGGACTAACACGCGCTAAAAATTCAATTAACGTTGCCATTAAAAACATAGCTGACTTTGGGGTTGCCACTCTTCTATTTTATTTATTCGGATTTGGAATTATGTTTGGATTTTCCTTTCATGGTTTGTTTGGAACCGATTTATTTTTACCTAGTTTTCCCAAAGACAATGCTTGGCCTCCTACTTTCTTTTTGTTTCAACTCATGTTTTGCGGAACTTCTTCTACTATTGTTTCTGGTGCCGTCGCAGAACGTTTAAAATTTCCATCGTATCTTCTCGCAACAGCTCTTATTTCTGGAATCATCTATCCTGTTGTAGGTCATTGGGTTTGGGGAGGAACGTTTGTTGAATCCTCAAGTGGTTGGTTGGAACAATTGGGATTTCATGACTTTGCTGGATCCACACAAGTACATAGTGTTGGAGGTTGGGTTTCTTTAGCGCTTCTTCTTGTTGTCGGACCGCGTTTAGGCAGATTTAAAGATGGTGAACCATCCACCGTGACTGGAAGTAATCTTCCATTGGCTATGCTCGGTGGAATTATACTTTGGTTTGGATGGATGGGTTTTAATGGTGGGAGTACCCTCGCGTTTAATGGCTCTGTTCCGATAGTGATACTAAATACCATCATTGCATCAGGGTTTTCCATGATGGTTGCTTTGTTTTTGACTTGGATTGTCAAAGGATACCCAGAAGCAATCTCACCATTAAACGGATCTTTGGCGGGCCTTGTAGCCATCACTGCTAGTGCGGATTGTGTAGATCCAAAACAAGCCGCAATGATTGGTATGATTGCTGGTGGACTTACCATTCCAGCAGAGAAGTTACTTTTAAGATGGAAAATTGATGATGCGGTTGGTGCAGTTCCAGTACATCTGGTTGGTGGGCTTTGGGGAACACTAGCAGTTGGTATTTTTGGAGATGTGGAAACCTTGGGGATGAGTAGCGGAAGATTGGATTTTATCTTAATCCAAGTTTTGGGTTCTTTCGTGGTAGGTATTTTTTCCTTTGGAGTCTCTTACATTATTTTTAAAGGGATAAACCGGATTTATCGACTGCGGGTGGATGAAACGGAAGAAAGGATGGGTTTGAATATATCTGAACATAAAGCAACAACGGAACTTATTGATTTATTTTTATCAATGGACTACCAACATAAAACGGGTGATTTAACTTTAGATGTTCCCGTAGAACCCTTTACGGAAGTGGGGCAAATTGCAGAACGATACAATCTGGTATTGGGTAAGGTGCGTTCTACCTTAAAAGAAAACGAAGATTCCCGAATCGAAATTGCCAATGCATACGAAAAAGTAAGAAATGAACAAGAACGAGCCGAGAAACTATTGTTAAATGTTTTACCAAAGGCAATTGCCGAAGAACTAAAAGAAAAACAAGGCCTAATTGCCAATAGTTATCCCGAAGTATCTGTGATATTTGCTGACATTGTTGGTTTCACCAAAATTTCATCCGGTATGAAACCAGAAGCTGTAGTTCGAATTCTAAACGAAATTTTTTCATACTTTGATGTTTTGGCTGAAAAGTATAAATTAGAAAAAATTAAAACAATTGGTGATGCTTATATGGCTGTTGCTGGTTTGCCAACTCCAGATCAATTTCATTCTTTACTTGCAGCACATATGGCATGGGACATGAAATCATTACTTTCAAGGTTACGACTTGGAAAAAGTGGACATAAACTCAGTATGCGTATTGGAATCAATACGGGACCTGTAGTGGCAGGTGTGATTGGGACCAAAAAATTCATTTATGATATTTGGGGTGATGCTGTGAATTTAGCATCGCGAATGGAATCACATGGACTACCGAATGAAATTCAAATTACTGAATCAACTGCGAATTTAATCCAATCCGATTTTGAATTGGAGGAAAGGGGAGAAATCGAAGTCAAAGGGAAAGGCAAAATTAAAACCTTTCTCGTCAAACAAAGGATACGTGAACCAGAGGATAGTTTGCCTTACTTCCAATTTGCTACATAG
- a CDS encoding helix-turn-helix domain-containing protein, with amino-acid sequence MDWSDKNLYEILEKIGTSLKGRRVQMELSQEELSSKSGVSASSIARLETGKGNISLLNLLSLLKELDLLNEFQLTFRDSNLSLALLAKSKSKKPRQRVRKQKSPNKNKEWVWGNQND; translated from the coding sequence ATGGACTGGTCGGACAAAAATTTATATGAAATTTTGGAAAAGATTGGAACTTCCCTAAAAGGAAGGCGAGTCCAGATGGAACTTTCACAAGAAGAATTATCTTCGAAAAGTGGAGTTTCAGCTTCCTCCATTGCTCGCTTAGAAACGGGAAAAGGAAATATCTCCTTACTCAATTTACTTTCTCTTCTGAAAGAATTAGATTTATTAAACGAGTTTCAACTTACATTCAGAGACTCTAATCTTTCATTGGCACTCCTTGCGAAATCGAAATCCAAAAAACCTAGACAAAGAGTTCGAAAGCAAAAATCACCTAACAAAAACAAGGAATGGGTTTGGGGGAATCAGAATGACTGA